In one window of Helianthus annuus cultivar XRQ/B chromosome 17, HanXRQr2.0-SUNRISE, whole genome shotgun sequence DNA:
- the LOC110926174 gene encoding serine/threonine-protein kinase D6PKL2 isoform X1: MASKARGAAGIPPAMDPIVTKRVVAEDLEAKFASKLSIETRKVDGLVSDGSSGLGKTSGSARVDFVDSGKSSMCRGSTSSNVSDESSCSSFSSSINKPHKSNDTRWEAIQVVRARDGAMGLAHFRLLKRLGCGDIGSVYLAELTGTKAYFAMKVMDKALLASRKKLLRAQTEREILQSLDHPFLPTLYTHFETDKFSCLVMEFCPGGDLHMLRQRQPGKYFTEQAAKFYVAEVLLAMEYLHMLGIVYRDLKPENVLVREDGHIMLSDFDLSLRCSVSPTLVKSSSMDSEPLRKNTAYCAQPACIEPSCIQPSCVVPTSCFSPRFFSSKSKKERKTKVTKDIVNQVSPLPELMAEPTNARSMSFVGTHEYLAPEIIKGEGHGSAVDWWTFGIFLYELLFGRTPFKGSGNRATLFNVVGQPLRFPESPAVSFSARDLIRGLLVKEPQQRLAYKRGATEIKQHPFFEGVNWALIRCATPPDVPKPVEFERFSPAPVASTSEKTTNVPPVAAPAHKGPNAVSPGEGAVEVGENVGSSVNWSCKDTSSVPFLHI; this comes from the exons ATGGCTTCGAAAGCCCGTGGTGCTGCGGGTATACCACCTGCTATGGACCCAATTGTTACAAAACGTGTTGTTGCAGAGGATTTGGAAGCGAAATTTGCTTCAAAACTATCGATTGAAACGCGTAAGGTTGATGGGTTAGTGAGTGATGGAAGCAGCGGCCTTGGGAAGACGAGTGGGAGTGCACGTGTTGATTTTGTGGATAGTGGGAAGAGTAGTATGTGTAGAGGAAGCACAAGCAGCAATGTGAGTGACGAAAGCAGTTGTAGTAGTTTCAGTAGCAGTATTAATAAGCCGCATAAGTCAAATGATACGCGGTGGGAAGCTATTCAAGTGGTTAGAGCGCGCGATGGGGCTATGGGTTTGGCTCATTTCAGGTTGTTGAAACGGTTAGGGTGTGGTGATATTGGGAGTGTTTACTTGGCGGAGTTGACGGGTACTAAAGCTTACTTTGCTATGAAAGTCATGGATAAAGCGTTGTTAGCTAGCCGTAAGAAGCTTCTCAGAGCTCAAACCGAGAGGGAGATTCTGCAATCTTTGGATCATCCGTTTCTTCCGACGTTATACACGCATTTTGAGACTGATAAGTTCTCGTGTTTGGTTATGGAGTTTTGTCCGGGAGGAGACTTGCACATGCTTAGGCAAAGACAGCCTGGGAAGTACTTCACCGAGCAGGCTGCCAA ATTTTATGTGGCAGAGGTGCTGTTAGCCATGGAATATCTCCACATGCTTGGGATTGTTTATCGTGACCTTAAGCCAGAAAACGTTCTCGTGAGGGAAGATGGGCATATAATGCTCTCGGATTTCGATCTTTCTCTTCGCTGTAGTGTTAGCCCGACTTTAGTAAAATCTTCATCTATGGACTCTGAGCCCCTTCGTAAGAACACCGCGTATTGTGCCCAACCCGCGTGCATTGAGCCTTCATGTATTCAACCTTCATGTGTGGTCCCTACATCGTGTTTCTCCCCCCGGTTCTTTTCAAGCAAATccaaaaaggaaagaaaaaccAAAGTCACAAAAGACATAGTAAACCAAGTTAGCCCGTTGCCCGAGCTCATGGCTGAACCGACGAACGCGCGGTCTATGTCGTTTGTGGGAACTCACGAGTACTTAGCCCCTGAAATCATCAAAGGTGAAGGTCACGGAAGTGCTGTCGATTGGTGGACCTTCGGAATATTCCTGTACGAGTTATTATTTGGTAGAACTCCATTCAAAGGGTCGGGTAACCGAGCCACTTTGTTTAACGTTGTGGGTCAGCCTCTTCGGTTTCCTGAATCACCAGCAGTCAGCTTTTCGGCTCGGGATCTAATCAGGGGGTTGCTTGTGAAAGAACCTCAGCAGAGGCTAGCTTATAAACGAGGAGCCACTGAGATTAAGCAACACCCGTTCTTTGAAGGTGTTAATTGGGCGTTGATCCGCTGTGCTACACCACCAGATGTCCCTAAGCCCGTTGAGTTTGAACGATTCTCTCCTGCTCCCGTTGCATCGACAAGTGAAAAGACTACTAATGTACCCCCTGTAGCTGCTCCGGCTCACAAAG GTCCCAACGCGGTGTCGCCTGGAGAAGGAGCGGTTGAGGTTGGTGAAAACGTTGGCTCGTCGGTCAACTGGTCTTGCAAGGACACTTCCTCAGTTCCTTTCCTTCACATATGA
- the LOC110926174 gene encoding serine/threonine-protein kinase D6PKL2 isoform X2 translates to MASKARGAAGIPPAMDPIVTKRVVAEDLEAKFASKLSIETRKVDGLVSDGSSGLGKTSGSARVDFVDSGKSSMCRGSTSSNVSDESSCSSFSSSINKPHKSNDTRWEAIQVVRARDGAMGLAHFRLLKRLGCGDIGSVYLAELTGTKAYFAMKVMDKALLASRKKLLRAQTEREILQSLDHPFLPTLYTHFETDKFSCLVMEFCPGGDLHMLRQRQPGKYFTEQAAKFYVAEVLLAMEYLHMLGIVYRDLKPENVLVREDGHIMLSDFDLSLRCSVSPTLVKSSSMDSEPLRKNTAYCAQPACIEPSCIQPSCVVPTSCFSPRFFSSKSKKERKTKVTKDIVNQVSPLPELMAEPTNARSMSFVGTHEYLAPEIIKGEGHGSAVDWWTFGIFLYELLFGRTPFKGSGNRATLFNVVGQPLRFPESPAVSFSARDLIRGLLVKEPQQRLAYKRGATEIKQHPFFEGVNWALIRCATPPDVPKPVEFERFSPAPVASTSEKTTNVPPVAAPAHKGSDNYLEFDFF, encoded by the exons ATGGCTTCGAAAGCCCGTGGTGCTGCGGGTATACCACCTGCTATGGACCCAATTGTTACAAAACGTGTTGTTGCAGAGGATTTGGAAGCGAAATTTGCTTCAAAACTATCGATTGAAACGCGTAAGGTTGATGGGTTAGTGAGTGATGGAAGCAGCGGCCTTGGGAAGACGAGTGGGAGTGCACGTGTTGATTTTGTGGATAGTGGGAAGAGTAGTATGTGTAGAGGAAGCACAAGCAGCAATGTGAGTGACGAAAGCAGTTGTAGTAGTTTCAGTAGCAGTATTAATAAGCCGCATAAGTCAAATGATACGCGGTGGGAAGCTATTCAAGTGGTTAGAGCGCGCGATGGGGCTATGGGTTTGGCTCATTTCAGGTTGTTGAAACGGTTAGGGTGTGGTGATATTGGGAGTGTTTACTTGGCGGAGTTGACGGGTACTAAAGCTTACTTTGCTATGAAAGTCATGGATAAAGCGTTGTTAGCTAGCCGTAAGAAGCTTCTCAGAGCTCAAACCGAGAGGGAGATTCTGCAATCTTTGGATCATCCGTTTCTTCCGACGTTATACACGCATTTTGAGACTGATAAGTTCTCGTGTTTGGTTATGGAGTTTTGTCCGGGAGGAGACTTGCACATGCTTAGGCAAAGACAGCCTGGGAAGTACTTCACCGAGCAGGCTGCCAA ATTTTATGTGGCAGAGGTGCTGTTAGCCATGGAATATCTCCACATGCTTGGGATTGTTTATCGTGACCTTAAGCCAGAAAACGTTCTCGTGAGGGAAGATGGGCATATAATGCTCTCGGATTTCGATCTTTCTCTTCGCTGTAGTGTTAGCCCGACTTTAGTAAAATCTTCATCTATGGACTCTGAGCCCCTTCGTAAGAACACCGCGTATTGTGCCCAACCCGCGTGCATTGAGCCTTCATGTATTCAACCTTCATGTGTGGTCCCTACATCGTGTTTCTCCCCCCGGTTCTTTTCAAGCAAATccaaaaaggaaagaaaaaccAAAGTCACAAAAGACATAGTAAACCAAGTTAGCCCGTTGCCCGAGCTCATGGCTGAACCGACGAACGCGCGGTCTATGTCGTTTGTGGGAACTCACGAGTACTTAGCCCCTGAAATCATCAAAGGTGAAGGTCACGGAAGTGCTGTCGATTGGTGGACCTTCGGAATATTCCTGTACGAGTTATTATTTGGTAGAACTCCATTCAAAGGGTCGGGTAACCGAGCCACTTTGTTTAACGTTGTGGGTCAGCCTCTTCGGTTTCCTGAATCACCAGCAGTCAGCTTTTCGGCTCGGGATCTAATCAGGGGGTTGCTTGTGAAAGAACCTCAGCAGAGGCTAGCTTATAAACGAGGAGCCACTGAGATTAAGCAACACCCGTTCTTTGAAGGTGTTAATTGGGCGTTGATCCGCTGTGCTACACCACCAGATGTCCCTAAGCCCGTTGAGTTTGAACGATTCTCTCCTGCTCCCGTTGCATCGACAAGTGAAAAGACTACTAATGTACCCCCTGTAGCTGCTCCGGCTCACAAAGGTTCAGACAATTACTTGGAGTTTGATTTCTTCTAA